The nucleotide sequence CCAAGTAGAAGGTACCACTGCTTGCCAATTTTCAATTACACCATTTTTAATTCTACACCAATGACTCAACGCACCGCGAGGCGCACTTCCCATAAATCTACCTTTGTATTCTTTATTTTTATCGATTACATAAGTAGCACAAGTGCTTTCGTCTGTTTTTAAATTTTCAACTAAAGAATTAAATGCTTTTAAACCATGATCAGCAATGATTTTAGCTTCAATCGCTCTAGCACCTGTTCTTCCTAAAGTACTCATAAGTGCTTTAACTGGTAAATTTGTGGTTTTTAAGAATGAATCAACCGCTTCTACTACAATTTTATTACCCTTAGCATAATTTACTAAAATATTTGCTAATGGTCCAACTTGCATAGGTAAATTTTCATATCTTGGAGCTTTAATCCAGCTGTATTTACCTTTAGTATCAAATACCTTACTATGAACCATATTACCTTTATCATCAATGCTTTCACCATCAATTAAGCCTGTATAGTTTGGATTAGTTTTGCCATCATAAGGATGTAAAGCTTCATTGTCTGCATACCATGATCTTGTAGCTTCTTCAGTGATTTTAGCTTCATCTACTTCTTCAACCTTACTCAAATCACCATTTCTAATAATACCACCTTCAAACAGCCACTCATCGCTAGAAACTTGGAATTCTTTTTCGGTATAGAAATTATTTACCCCTACATCATTTAATACACTTGCTTCTTTAGAATAAGCTTTTGCAGCCATTATGATATCTGGATAATAAGCACGATTAATAAAATCAGCTACTTCTTGGAATTTAGTCATATATTCAGCCATTCTTGATGGGTTTAAAAGATCCATAACACAAGTCACACCACCTACTGTTAAGCTTTGTGGATGAGGATTTTTAGCACCAAAAATCGCCATAGCTTGAGCTATTGTTCTTTGAATTCTTAAACATTCTAAATAATGTGAAAGCGCAATAAGGTTTTGCTCAGGAGTAAAGCGATAAGTTGCGTGTCCATAATAAGCATTTGCAAATGGTCCAAGATTTCCTTTATCTACAAAGGTTTTTAGCCTTTGCTGTACTTCTAAAAGTTTATCTGCACCTGTTGCATAAGGCATATCGGTGTATTTAAACGCTTCATCACTTGCTTTTTTTACATCAGCACTTAAAGCACTTACAACATCAACAAAATCAAGCCCATGAAGTTGATAAAAATGCACCACATGATCATGCATGTATAAAGCTGCATTCATTAAAGTTCTGGTTAAAACAGCATTTAATGGCGGGGTAATACCTAAAGCATTTTCTACCGCAATAATCCCTGCCCTATAGTGTGAAAAAGTACAAACACCACAAATTCTTTGAGTTAAAAAGCCTGCATCTCTTGGATCACGACCTTTTACAATAGTTTCCAAACCTCTCCATAGGGTTGATCCCGAATATGCTTCTTTAATGACATTATTTTCATCAACCACCACTTCAACTCTTAAGTGTCCTTCTATTCTAGTAAGTGGATCTATAATAATTCTTTTTGACATTCTTAATCCTTATTCTTTTCTAATGAA is from Campylobacter sp. CNRCH_2014_0184h and encodes:
- a CDS encoding nickel-dependent hydrogenase large subunit, coding for MSKRIIIDPLTRIEGHLRVEVVVDENNVIKEAYSGSTLWRGLETIVKGRDPRDAGFLTQRICGVCTFSHYRAGIIAVENALGITPPLNAVLTRTLMNAALYMHDHVVHFYQLHGLDFVDVVSALSADVKKASDEAFKYTDMPYATGADKLLEVQQRLKTFVDKGNLGPFANAYYGHATYRFTPEQNLIALSHYLECLRIQRTIAQAMAIFGAKNPHPQSLTVGGVTCVMDLLNPSRMAEYMTKFQEVADFINRAYYPDIIMAAKAYSKEASVLNDVGVNNFYTEKEFQVSSDEWLFEGGIIRNGDLSKVEEVDEAKITEEATRSWYADNEALHPYDGKTNPNYTGLIDGESIDDKGNMVHSKVFDTKGKYSWIKAPRYENLPMQVGPLANILVNYAKGNKIVVEAVDSFLKTTNLPVKALMSTLGRTGARAIEAKIIADHGLKAFNSLVENLKTDESTCATYVIDKNKEYKGRFMGSAPRGALSHWCRIKNGVIENWQAVVPSTWNASPKDANGVGGSYEQCLIGMKLADVKQPLEVIRAIHSYDPCIACAVHVMDTKGNNLSEYKVNVNL